One Gemmatimonas sp. DNA window includes the following coding sequences:
- a CDS encoding alpha/beta hydrolase family protein has product MRRGVRLSLRLTAVFLAAVGSASPISAQTGAAPGTVRTDTVWSQSLGAYKALVVYLPPSYRANTRTRYPLLVYLHGRTGNERNWVDAGRLHLTMDSLARAGAPEAIIAMPDGDDGWYATWNQLGDVNACRADTARREAAATFCVPWTRYDDYIARDIVSHMDARYRTVARRASRGIAGLSMGGFGAITLALQYPDVFAAAASHSGVVSPRYLGPKPFAPPSRYANTTAELQAAARTLWSDLRWVMGKDTIGWNARDPGHMAQRLQQSAQPRAAPGGSRLPQLMFDVGVDDAYVDQNRDLHATLTRLGVPHRYAEWPGAHSWSYWQTHAAESLLFLLGNVAGR; this is encoded by the coding sequence ATGCGGCGCGGCGTGCGGCTCTCTCTTCGGCTGACGGCCGTATTCCTCGCCGCTGTCGGCAGCGCCTCCCCGATCTCAGCGCAGACGGGCGCCGCGCCTGGCACCGTACGCACCGACACCGTCTGGTCGCAGTCCCTGGGTGCCTACAAGGCCCTCGTGGTCTATCTGCCGCCGTCGTACCGCGCGAACACGCGCACCCGCTATCCGTTGCTGGTGTACCTCCACGGTCGCACCGGCAATGAGCGGAATTGGGTCGACGCCGGTCGGCTCCATCTCACGATGGATTCGCTGGCGCGTGCCGGCGCTCCCGAAGCGATCATCGCCATGCCCGACGGCGATGACGGTTGGTACGCCACCTGGAACCAGCTCGGCGATGTGAACGCCTGCCGTGCCGATACCGCCCGCCGCGAGGCCGCCGCCACCTTTTGCGTGCCGTGGACGCGCTACGACGACTACATCGCGCGCGACATCGTATCGCACATGGACGCGCGCTATCGCACCGTTGCCCGCCGCGCGAGCCGCGGGATCGCCGGCCTCAGCATGGGCGGCTTCGGGGCGATCACCCTCGCGTTACAATATCCCGACGTCTTCGCTGCGGCGGCGAGCCACTCGGGTGTCGTGTCGCCGCGCTATCTTGGTCCCAAGCCGTTCGCTCCGCCCTCACGCTACGCCAACACCACCGCTGAGTTGCAGGCGGCTGCTCGGACTCTGTGGTCGGATCTGCGGTGGGTCATGGGGAAGGACACGATTGGATGGAATGCACGTGATCCAGGACACATGGCGCAACGGTTACAGCAATCGGCGCAGCCGCGCGCCGCACCCGGTGGCTCTCGTCTGCCGCAACTCATGTTCGACGTGGGCGTCGACGATGCGTACGTCGACCAGAATCGCGACCTGCACGCCACGCTTACGCGTCTGGGTGTGCCGCATCGCTACGCGGAATGGCCGGGCGCGCACAGTTGGAGTTATTGGCAGACACACGCCGCCGAGAGCCTTCTTTTCCTGCTGGGAAACGTCGCGGGCCGCTAG
- a CDS encoding SWIB/MDM2 domain-containing protein, with the protein MAAAKKSAKKAAKKAAPKKAAAKKAPAKKAAPKKAAVKKAAPAKKAAVKKAPAKKAAKRTPNAAFMKALTPSSDLAAVVGDKPLPRTEVVKKLWAYIKKNGLQDAKNKRNINADDKLKAVFGGKKTVSMFEMTSLVSKHLS; encoded by the coding sequence ATGGCCGCTGCGAAGAAGTCTGCGAAGAAAGCTGCAAAGAAGGCCGCCCCGAAGAAGGCCGCCGCCAAGAAGGCGCCTGCGAAGAAGGCCGCCCCCAAGAAGGCCGCTGTGAAGAAGGCCGCCCCGGCCAAGAAGGCCGCCGTGAAGAAGGCGCCGGCCAAGAAGGCCGCCAAGCGCACGCCGAACGCGGCGTTCATGAAGGCCCTGACGCCCAGCAGCGATCTCGCCGCCGTCGTCGGAGACAAGCCGCTTCCGCGTACGGAAGTCGTGAAGAAGCTGTGGGCCTACATCAAGAAGAACGGCCTCCAGGATGCCAAGAACAAGCGCAACATCAACGCCGACGACAAGCTCAAGGCCGTGTTCGGCGGCAAGAAGACCGTCAGCATGTTCGAGATGACGTCGCTGGTGTCCAAGCACCTGTCGTAA
- the lepB gene encoding signal peptidase I: MASKSSSSKSSTDRKSVANLRAGKTSGGGGSSTLWENVKAILVTLAIFLAIRTFLIEAYRIPSGSMIPTLLVGDWLFVNKLAYGPHVPFTDINLPGYDDPERGDVVVFVSPNQIDQPEDPNPILVKRLVAVAGDTVWMRGGVFHVNGMAQRQGFPASENPKGDGGFSHPLFSWQKQFEVRGTPAGDPPASPTLDDWGPLVVPANFLFMLGDNRYDSKDGRYWGFVPRENVRGRPVFVYYTYNADESVRPLPFITDIRWGRIGTIIK; this comes from the coding sequence GTGGCCTCGAAAAGCAGTTCGTCGAAAAGCAGTACCGATCGCAAGAGTGTAGCGAATCTCCGCGCCGGCAAGACATCCGGCGGCGGTGGTAGCTCCACCCTCTGGGAGAACGTCAAGGCGATTCTCGTCACGCTGGCGATCTTCCTCGCCATCCGGACGTTCCTGATCGAGGCCTACCGCATCCCCTCGGGGAGCATGATCCCTACGCTGCTGGTGGGCGATTGGCTCTTCGTGAACAAGCTGGCCTATGGCCCCCACGTCCCGTTCACCGACATCAACCTGCCGGGTTACGACGACCCCGAACGCGGCGACGTGGTGGTGTTCGTCTCGCCCAACCAGATCGATCAGCCCGAAGATCCCAACCCGATCCTCGTGAAGCGCCTCGTGGCCGTGGCCGGCGATACCGTCTGGATGCGGGGTGGCGTGTTCCACGTGAACGGCATGGCCCAGCGTCAGGGCTTTCCCGCGTCGGAGAACCCAAAGGGCGACGGGGGCTTCTCGCACCCGCTCTTCAGCTGGCAGAAGCAGTTCGAAGTGCGCGGCACCCCCGCTGGCGATCCGCCCGCGTCGCCCACGCTCGATGACTGGGGCCCGCTCGTGGTGCCCGCGAACTTCCTGTTCATGCTCGGCGACAACCGGTACGACTCCAAGGACGGACGCTATTGGGGCTTCGTTCCGCGCGAGAACGTGCGTGGCCGCCCGGTGTTCGTCTACTACACGTACAACGCCGACGAAAGCGTCCGTCCCTTGCCGTTCATCACGGATATCCGATGGGGACGCATCGGGACGATCATCAAGTAA
- a CDS encoding alpha/beta fold hydrolase yields MGMRWRNASVVLTAVLLACDGRGGPSATAVVHREARIRIDSGVTLVGDFAVPSTASRAAVPAVLFLSGSGAQDRDGTRSELPGYRPFADLADTLLTAGFAVLRLDDRGVAASTGRFEGATTEDFARDAAAALTWLRAQPGVRPERIALVGHSEGALVALLVAQQDPRVWALGLLGAASRPGREIARWQRATLVASDLTTWPPAQRAAVLARAESDADAIAATDPWLRTWFALDPRAIARGVRQPVLLLHGENDRQVPVEQAGELAAALHDARTVRLAHTNHLLLDDFDGDPRGYVRLISRRVEGEILRALVAFFEQQNTANRFSEGKTAKKIR; encoded by the coding sequence ATGGGCATGCGTTGGCGGAATGCGAGCGTCGTACTCACGGCCGTCCTGTTGGCCTGCGACGGGCGCGGGGGGCCGTCAGCGACCGCGGTGGTGCACCGCGAGGCGAGGATCAGGATCGACAGCGGCGTCACGCTCGTCGGCGATTTTGCGGTGCCGTCCACCGCGTCACGCGCAGCCGTGCCGGCCGTGCTGTTCTTGAGTGGATCGGGGGCGCAGGACCGCGATGGCACGCGTTCGGAATTGCCGGGCTATCGTCCGTTCGCCGATCTCGCCGACACGTTGCTCACCGCCGGTTTCGCGGTGCTGCGGCTCGATGATCGCGGGGTCGCTGCGTCCACCGGACGTTTCGAAGGGGCGACCACCGAAGACTTCGCGCGTGATGCGGCGGCCGCGCTCACCTGGCTGCGCGCGCAGCCGGGCGTGCGTCCGGAGCGGATTGCCCTCGTGGGGCACAGCGAGGGCGCCCTGGTCGCGCTGCTGGTGGCGCAGCAGGATCCCCGCGTGTGGGCGCTGGGATTGCTGGGCGCGGCGTCACGCCCGGGGCGCGAAATCGCACGCTGGCAGCGCGCCACGCTCGTCGCAAGCGATCTCACCACATGGCCGCCGGCGCAACGTGCCGCCGTACTCGCGCGCGCCGAATCGGATGCCGATGCGATCGCCGCCACCGATCCCTGGCTGCGCACCTGGTTCGCCCTCGACCCCCGCGCGATCGCGCGCGGCGTCCGCCAGCCGGTGCTGTTATTGCACGGCGAGAACGACCGGCAGGTACCGGTGGAGCAGGCGGGAGAGCTCGCGGCCGCGCTGCACGACGCGCGCACCGTGCGATTGGCGCACACCAATCATCTCCTGCTCGACGACTTCGACGGCGATCCGCGTGGCTACGTGCGCCTCATATCGCGCCGTGTCGAGGGGGAAATTCTGCGCGCGCTCGTCGCGTTCTTCGAGCAACAGAACACCGCAAATCGATTCTCCGAGGGAAAAACAGCGAAAAAAATCCGCTGA